In the Terriglobus sp. RCC_193 genome, CCATCACCATTCCGGTGCTCGTTTATCTTTTTGGACTTACCCAGGTGCGCGCGCAGGGAACGTCACTATTCATTGCAGCGTTGCCCATCTGGATTGCACCGCTGCTGCCCTATGCCCGCGCGGGGAATGTTGATTGGCGCTTCGGGTTGCTCATCGCTGCTGGCATCGGTATCGGCGGATACTTTGGTGGTCAGATCGCGCAAACCATGCCCACCTTCGCACTGCGCCGTTGCTTTGCGGTTGCACTGGCCGCGGTCGCCATCCGCATGTTCTTTCAGCGGTAGAATCGGCCCAGTATGCAATGGTCTGAAGTCATTCACGGACTGCCAACATTGGCGCTGGGCGACACGCATCATGTTGAGGTCAGCTGCGTCACGTATGACTCGCGCGAAGTTCGTCCCGGCACTCTCTTTGTGGCCATGCGCGGTGAAACCACAGATGGTAATCGCTACGTGCGTGCCGCGCTGGATGCAGGTGCATCCGCCATCGTCACAGATTCACGCGAAAGCTTTGCCTTCGCCGACGCACGCCAAGTCCCTGCAGCACTCATCGAAC is a window encoding:
- a CDS encoding TSUP family transporter, yielding MSTAHWSLILLGGAGMGILVGMLGTSGAITIPVLVYLFGLTQVRAQGTSLFIAALPIWIAPLLPYARAGNVDWRFGLLIAAGIGIGGYFGGQIAQTMPTFALRRCFAVALAAVAIRMFFQR